The Desulfoscipio gibsoniae DSM 7213 genome contains a region encoding:
- the rpoN gene encoding RNA polymerase factor sigma-54, translating to MRMGYGLNIVQTQKLIMTPELRQAITVLQLSSLELGTYVEQQLQENPLLEIGEDFEKVSVEEHLPDESGAGEKQKEYDIDWQDYFHDSSDLGMSRSEVRREQNEYSYEHYVTRAPNLIEHLMLQLGLIRCAKRKRDIAEYIIGNINDHGYLGCSIDEIAKQVDAVADEVLDALKIVQAFDPPGVGARSLQECLLLQLTYLGIDDPLAHVVVERHLMDLADGKYSRMAQVLGVPVQEIQRVADLLKTLDPKPGRNFSNFNDNRYIVPDIVLNKVDGEYVIITNDTSVPRLTINNTYRAVLGQDKGDSQTKKFVEHKLNAAAWLIKSIEQRRLTLYKVTKCLVDLQRDFLDYGVKHLKPLNLKTVADIVGLHESTVSRATSNKYIQTPQGVFEMKYFFSSGLNAGGSAVSAESIKKTLREIVDGEDPKKPLNDQQIADILNGRGVKISRRTVAKYRDEMNIPPIRKRKRY from the coding sequence ATGCGCATGGGTTATGGTCTCAACATCGTGCAAACTCAGAAACTAATTATGACTCCCGAATTGCGCCAGGCCATTACCGTTTTGCAGCTCTCTTCCCTGGAACTGGGCACGTATGTGGAGCAGCAGCTTCAGGAGAACCCGTTGCTGGAAATCGGGGAGGATTTCGAAAAGGTGAGCGTAGAAGAACACTTACCTGACGAATCAGGCGCCGGGGAAAAACAAAAGGAATACGATATAGACTGGCAGGATTATTTTCATGACAGCAGTGACCTGGGCATGTCCCGGTCCGAGGTGCGCCGGGAACAAAATGAATACAGTTATGAACATTATGTCACCCGTGCACCCAATTTAATAGAACACCTGATGCTGCAGCTGGGTCTGATCAGATGTGCCAAGCGTAAAAGGGACATTGCTGAATATATTATTGGTAATATCAATGATCATGGCTATCTCGGCTGTTCAATTGATGAAATAGCTAAACAAGTAGATGCGGTGGCTGATGAGGTGCTGGATGCATTGAAGATTGTGCAAGCCTTTGACCCGCCGGGAGTGGGGGCCCGCTCGCTGCAGGAATGCCTGCTGCTGCAATTGACTTACTTGGGAATTGATGACCCCCTGGCTCATGTGGTGGTGGAAAGGCATCTTATGGACCTGGCTGACGGTAAGTACAGCCGTATGGCCCAGGTGCTGGGCGTACCGGTGCAAGAGATTCAGCGGGTGGCCGACTTGCTGAAAACCCTGGACCCTAAACCCGGTCGCAATTTTAGCAATTTTAACGATAACCGGTATATTGTACCCGATATTGTGTTAAATAAAGTGGATGGTGAGTATGTAATTATCACCAATGATACTTCCGTGCCCCGCTTGACCATTAATAACACCTATCGTGCTGTGCTGGGTCAGGATAAGGGAGACAGCCAGACTAAAAAATTTGTGGAGCATAAATTGAATGCTGCGGCCTGGCTGATAAAAAGTATTGAGCAGCGACGCCTGACCCTGTACAAGGTTACTAAATGTTTGGTTGATCTGCAGCGGGACTTTCTGGATTATGGGGTTAAACATTTAAAACCGCTCAATCTTAAAACAGTGGCTGATATTGTGGGACTGCATGAGTCCACAGTGTCCAGGGCCACTTCGAATAAGTATATTCAGACTCCCCAGGGTGTTTTTGAAATGAAATACTTTTTCTCTTCCGGTTTAAATGCGGGAGGGTCCGCAGTTTCCGCTGAAAGCATCAAAAAAACATTGCGGGAGATTGTTGACGGGGAGGATCCCAAAAAACCGCTCAACGACCAGCAGATTGCGGATATACTTAACGGGCGGGGCGTTAAAATTTCCCGGCGCACGGTGGCCAAATATCGTGATGAAATGAATATACCGCCCATAAGAAAAAGAAAACGATACTAA
- the eno gene encoding phosphopyruvate hydratase, which yields MSTTIIDVLAREILDSRGNPTVEVDVMLEDGTLGRAAVPSGASTGAYEAVELRDDDPKRYKGKGVTKAVENVNETIAAEVIGFDAVDQAGIDLTMIDLDGTPNKGKLGANAILGVSMAVARAAARALDLPLYRYLGGTGGRLLPVPMMNILNGGKHADNNMDIQEFMVMPVGAPNFAEALRMGTEVFHTLKSVLKKKGMNTAVGDEGGFAPNLGSNEEALAVIVEAIEAAGYRPGEDVALAIDAAATEFFKDGKYVLAGEGVTYTAAEMIDFYARLAEKYPIISIEDGLAEDDWDGWKQLTQRIGDKVQIVGDDLFVTNTERLARGIESGTANSILIKLNQIGTITETLAAIEMAKQAGYTAVVSHRSGETEDSIIADLVVGINAGQIKTGAPSRTDRVVKYNQLLRIEEELAGTALFKGRQVFYNLH from the coding sequence ATGTCTACCACGATAATTGATGTACTGGCCAGAGAGATACTGGATTCCCGGGGTAACCCCACCGTTGAGGTGGATGTAATGCTGGAGGACGGTACCCTGGGGCGGGCCGCGGTGCCCTCAGGCGCTTCCACCGGGGCTTATGAAGCTGTGGAACTGCGGGATGACGACCCCAAGCGCTATAAGGGTAAAGGTGTTACCAAAGCGGTAGAAAACGTTAACGAAACAATAGCTGCGGAAGTTATCGGCTTTGACGCCGTGGACCAGGCGGGCATTGATTTGACTATGATCGATTTGGACGGCACGCCCAACAAAGGCAAACTGGGGGCTAACGCCATTCTGGGCGTCTCCATGGCTGTGGCCCGGGCCGCGGCCAGGGCGCTGGATCTACCCTTGTACCGCTACCTGGGCGGGACGGGAGGTAGGCTGTTACCTGTACCCATGATGAACATATTAAACGGCGGCAAACATGCCGATAACAACATGGATATTCAGGAATTCATGGTTATGCCGGTGGGAGCCCCGAATTTTGCCGAAGCGCTGCGCATGGGAACAGAGGTTTTTCATACTCTGAAAAGCGTGCTGAAGAAAAAAGGTATGAACACCGCAGTAGGCGATGAAGGTGGATTCGCCCCCAACCTGGGCTCCAACGAGGAAGCCCTGGCGGTGATTGTGGAAGCCATTGAAGCGGCCGGATACCGGCCGGGGGAAGATGTGGCATTGGCCATTGATGCGGCGGCAACCGAATTTTTCAAAGACGGCAAATATGTGCTGGCCGGTGAGGGAGTAACTTATACGGCGGCGGAAATGATTGATTTTTATGCTCGCCTGGCTGAAAAATATCCTATTATATCCATAGAGGATGGTTTGGCGGAGGACGATTGGGATGGCTGGAAACAGTTAACCCAGCGCATCGGTGATAAAGTTCAAATTGTGGGGGACGATTTGTTTGTCACCAACACCGAGCGGCTGGCCCGGGGTATCGAATCCGGTACAGCCAATTCCATACTGATTAAACTAAATCAAATCGGTACCATTACTGAAACGCTGGCGGCCATTGAAATGGCTAAACAGGCCGGCTATACCGCCGTGGTATCCCACCGCTCCGGGGAAACCGAAGACTCCATTATTGCCGACCTGGTGGTAGGCATCAATGCGGGTCAAATCAAAACCGGTGCTCCTTCACGCACCGACCGGGTAGTAAAGTATAACCAGTTGCTGCGTATTGAGGAAGAACTGGCAGGTACGGCACTGTTCAAAGGCCGTCAGGTTTTTTATAACTTACATTAA
- the gap gene encoding type I glyceraldehyde-3-phosphate dehydrogenase, whose protein sequence is MAVKLGINGFGRIGRLVLRAALSHPEIEVVAVNHKSRRLPANDLFASTLAHTLKYDSIHGRLNDDIKGYDDTIAVNGQQFKVLSEGDPAALPWGELGVDIVVESTGKFNDSEKASAHLAAGAKKVVISAPAKGECLTLVMGVNEEKYDPAVHHVVSNASCTTNCLAPVAKVLLKKFGIVKGLMTTVHAVTNNQQILDMPSKDMRRSRAAFNSIIPTTTGAARAVALVLPELQGRLNGMAMRVPTLNVSVVDLVVQLQKKVTREEVNEAFKNASEGELKGILGYSELPLVSIDYNGDPHASIVDALSTMVIQDDMVKVLAWYDNEWGYSNRVVDLVEYIAKRGL, encoded by the coding sequence ATGGCGGTGAAATTGGGGATTAACGGTTTTGGCAGAATTGGACGTTTAGTATTGAGAGCAGCATTGAGCCATCCGGAAATTGAGGTGGTGGCCGTTAATCATAAATCCCGAAGGCTGCCGGCAAACGATTTATTTGCCAGTACGCTTGCCCACACGCTAAAGTATGATTCTATTCACGGCAGGTTGAATGACGATATAAAGGGTTATGATGATACGATTGCCGTTAATGGCCAGCAATTTAAAGTGTTATCCGAAGGGGATCCTGCCGCGCTGCCCTGGGGAGAACTGGGCGTGGATATAGTGGTGGAATCCACCGGTAAGTTTAATGACTCTGAGAAGGCTTCGGCTCACCTGGCGGCAGGGGCTAAAAAAGTAGTTATATCCGCACCGGCCAAAGGAGAATGTTTAACATTAGTGATGGGGGTTAATGAGGAAAAATATGACCCCGCCGTGCATCATGTGGTGAGTAACGCCTCCTGCACCACCAACTGCCTGGCACCGGTGGCCAAGGTGTTGCTTAAAAAATTCGGCATTGTCAAAGGTCTGATGACCACGGTGCACGCGGTGACCAATAACCAGCAAATTCTTGATATGCCCAGCAAAGATATGCGCCGTAGCAGGGCGGCTTTTAACTCTATTATTCCCACCACCACCGGGGCGGCCCGGGCGGTGGCGCTGGTGCTGCCTGAGCTGCAGGGACGGCTCAATGGTATGGCCATGAGGGTGCCCACCCTCAATGTATCAGTGGTTGATTTAGTGGTGCAGCTGCAGAAAAAGGTAACCCGTGAGGAAGTAAACGAGGCTTTTAAAAATGCATCCGAGGGCGAGTTAAAGGGTATACTGGGTTACAGCGAACTACCCCTTGTTTCCATCGACTATAACGGTGACCCCCATGCCTCTATTGTGGATGCTCTTTCCACAATGGTGATTCAGGATGACATGGTCAAGGTGCTGGCCTGGTACGATAACGAGTGGGGTTATTCCAACCGGGTGGTAGATTTAGTAGAATACATTGCTAAAAGAGGATTATAA
- the whiA gene encoding DNA-binding protein WhiA: MSFSILTKNELARVMGSRQCCKMAELLALIKMDGSLQVSGRQMSLNILNHNAAVARKVFKLVKELFGMQAEVLVKKKVRLRKNNVYWVRIPPQEGLRDMLVRLGLQRFDGSLREDLLQDMVSRNCCRRAYLRGAFLGGGSVNSPGGNYHMEIITSKGRHAADLCRLMQKFGLTAKISRRKAWFVVYLKDSEQIVECLNLMGAHSALLEFENTRIFKGMRNQVNRLVNCETANLNKTVDASLRQIESIAQVARVIGIDKLPLGLREIAELRLSFPDASLKELGEMANPPLGKSGVNHRLRKLDQMAEKLRAGDMPPGF; the protein is encoded by the coding sequence TTGAGTTTTTCCATACTGACAAAAAATGAACTGGCCAGGGTGATGGGCTCGCGGCAGTGCTGTAAAATGGCCGAGCTGCTTGCATTAATTAAAATGGACGGTTCCCTCCAGGTGAGCGGGCGGCAGATGTCGCTAAATATATTAAACCATAATGCTGCCGTAGCCCGTAAAGTTTTCAAGCTGGTTAAAGAGCTTTTTGGCATGCAGGCCGAGGTGCTGGTTAAAAAAAAGGTCCGCCTGCGTAAGAATAATGTTTATTGGGTACGCATACCGCCCCAGGAGGGCTTGCGGGATATGCTGGTGCGGTTGGGCTTGCAAAGGTTTGATGGGTCCCTGCGCGAAGATTTACTGCAGGATATGGTGAGTCGTAACTGCTGCCGGCGTGCTTACCTGAGGGGTGCTTTTTTGGGGGGCGGGTCAGTAAACAGCCCGGGTGGCAATTACCATATGGAAATTATTACTAGCAAGGGGCGGCATGCCGCCGATCTCTGTCGTTTGATGCAAAAGTTTGGACTGACAGCCAAAATCAGCAGGCGTAAAGCCTGGTTTGTCGTTTATTTAAAGGATAGTGAACAGATTGTGGAGTGCCTTAACCTTATGGGTGCTCACTCCGCGCTGCTGGAGTTTGAGAACACCAGGATATTTAAGGGTATGCGTAACCAGGTTAACCGGCTGGTCAATTGTGAAACCGCAAATTTGAATAAAACAGTGGATGCTTCGCTGCGCCAGATAGAAAGTATTGCCCAGGTAGCCAGGGTTATCGGCATCGATAAACTGCCCCTGGGGCTGAGGGAGATAGCTGAACTGCGCTTGAGTTTTCCGGATGCCAGCTTGAAAGAACTGGGTGAAATGGCCAACCCGCCGCTAGGTAAATCGGGGGTTAACCACCGCCTGCGCAAACTGGACCAGATGGCGGAAAAGCTGCGGGCCGGTGATATGCCGCCGGGTTTTTAA
- a CDS encoding cysteine desulfurase family protein, with protein sequence MTGRQVYLDNSATTSPYPAVVRAVVEAMEEHYGNPSSLHKKGVEAGRVLSRAREAVAASLGVSPGEIVFTGGGTEAINLAIKGAPPGRRGRHVITTVVEHPAVLNACGQLKEQNIEVTVLPVDGQGLVDPLQLREALRDDTYLVTVMYVNNEVGAVQPLDEIAGVLADFRKGGRKLLWHVDAVQAFGKLSVRPGELGVDLLSVSAHKAHGPKGVGALYAAQHIQLRPLVAGGGQENGRRSGTENVPGIAGFGAAAEVINREIRGTAEKIFPLKKKLVEGVLAAVPRAVLNGPPCWEENQRCAPHIANISFPGLRGEILLHSLEERGIYVSTGSACASRKNPGSHVLKAMGVNSELLEGAVRFSLSSLTTEEEIAYAVEQTAEVVRELYDLYK encoded by the coding sequence ATGACAGGGCGACAAGTATATCTGGATAACAGTGCTACCACCAGCCCATACCCCGCAGTGGTCCGGGCTGTGGTGGAGGCGATGGAAGAACATTACGGAAACCCCTCTTCGCTGCACAAAAAGGGTGTGGAGGCCGGCCGGGTGCTGAGCCGGGCGCGAGAAGCGGTGGCCGCTAGTCTGGGCGTGAGTCCCGGTGAAATTGTGTTCACCGGCGGGGGTACCGAGGCTATTAATTTAGCCATTAAGGGAGCGCCGCCCGGCCGGCGGGGGAGGCATGTGATAACCACGGTGGTGGAACACCCCGCCGTTTTAAATGCCTGCGGGCAGTTAAAAGAGCAGAATATCGAGGTAACGGTGCTGCCCGTCGATGGGCAGGGGTTGGTGGACCCCCTGCAGCTGCGGGAGGCCTTGCGGGATGATACTTATCTGGTAACGGTAATGTATGTGAACAACGAAGTGGGAGCGGTGCAGCCGCTGGATGAAATCGCCGGGGTGCTGGCCGATTTTCGTAAGGGCGGGCGCAAGTTACTATGGCATGTCGATGCAGTGCAGGCTTTTGGTAAGCTGTCCGTGCGGCCCGGGGAGCTGGGTGTGGATTTGCTGTCGGTGAGTGCCCACAAGGCGCACGGTCCCAAGGGGGTGGGGGCGCTATATGCGGCACAGCACATCCAGCTGCGACCCCTGGTGGCCGGAGGTGGACAGGAAAATGGCCGGCGCTCGGGCACTGAAAACGTGCCCGGTATTGCAGGCTTTGGCGCTGCGGCTGAAGTAATTAACCGGGAGATCAGGGGGACGGCGGAGAAAATATTTCCCTTAAAAAAAAAGCTGGTTGAGGGCGTACTGGCAGCTGTGCCCCGCGCGGTTTTAAACGGTCCCCCATGCTGGGAGGAGAACCAGCGCTGTGCTCCGCATATTGCCAACATTTCCTTTCCCGGGTTGCGGGGCGAGATACTGCTGCACTCATTGGAGGAGCGGGGTATTTATGTTTCCACCGGGTCGGCCTGTGCCAGCCGAAAAAATCCGGGCAGCCATGTACTAAAGGCTATGGGCGTTAATAGCGAGCTGCTGGAAGGGGCGGTGCGGTTCAGCCTGTCGTCTTTGACCACGGAAGAGGAAATTGCATACGCAGTGGAGCAAACGGCAGAGGTGGTCCGGGAATTGTATGACTTGTATAAATAG
- the gpmI gene encoding 2,3-bisphosphoglycerate-independent phosphoglycerate mutase, protein MAANKRPLALFILDGWGLSEKKEGNAIALAETPNMDKLLAQYPHTVLGTSGEDVGLPEGQMGNSEVGHLNMGAGRVVYQELTRISRVIRDRSFYDNPVLLEAMDKVRDRKSALHLMGLLSDGGVHSHIEHLYALLELARDQGLSRVFVHAFLDGRDVPPANARDYIVPLVERMRKIETGQVATVMGRYYAMDRDRRWERTKDAYYAMVRGEGYRASSALDALEQAYGRQETDEFVKPTVVVDGQGNPVGRVADGDAIIFFNFRPDRARQITRAFVDEDFDGFERPADRPGVHYVCMTQYDKTINAPVTYRPQVLVNTLGEVISYYNLKQLRLAETEKYAHVTFFFNGGVEKPNKGEDRVLIPSPKVATYDLQPEMSAEAVTDALLDKVMEQEYDVIIVNYANPDMVGHTGILPAAIKAVETVDRCIGRAVQAVQQAGGLVLITADHGNAETMIGDAGEPFTAHTTDPVPFILVSREHQDAKLRPGRLEDVAPTILKLLNIEKPPEMTGHSLLEAN, encoded by the coding sequence TTGGCTGCCAATAAACGGCCCCTGGCGCTCTTTATTTTGGACGGCTGGGGCCTGAGTGAAAAGAAAGAGGGCAATGCCATTGCCCTGGCTGAGACGCCCAACATGGACAAGCTGCTGGCGCAGTATCCCCACACTGTGCTGGGTACCTCCGGTGAAGATGTGGGGCTGCCCGAAGGTCAAATGGGCAATTCCGAGGTGGGACATTTAAACATGGGTGCCGGGCGGGTGGTCTACCAGGAATTGACCAGAATCAGCCGGGTTATCCGGGATCGCTCATTTTACGACAACCCGGTGCTGCTGGAGGCGATGGATAAAGTGCGGGATCGCAAATCCGCACTGCATTTGATGGGTTTGTTATCCGATGGTGGTGTGCACAGCCACATTGAACATTTATATGCCCTTTTGGAGCTGGCCCGTGACCAGGGTTTGTCACGGGTATTTGTGCATGCTTTTCTAGACGGCCGGGACGTGCCCCCGGCCAATGCACGGGATTACATAGTGCCACTTGTTGAACGCATGCGCAAGATTGAGACCGGGCAGGTGGCCACAGTAATGGGGCGTTATTATGCCATGGACCGGGATCGCCGCTGGGAGCGAACCAAAGATGCCTACTATGCTATGGTGCGGGGTGAGGGATACCGGGCTTCATCGGCACTGGATGCGCTGGAGCAGGCTTACGGGCGCCAGGAGACCGATGAATTTGTCAAGCCCACCGTGGTGGTAGACGGGCAGGGCAATCCCGTCGGCCGTGTAGCCGATGGCGACGCTATAATTTTCTTTAATTTCCGGCCCGACCGGGCCAGGCAAATCACCAGAGCCTTTGTGGACGAGGATTTCGATGGCTTTGAGCGGCCTGCCGACCGCCCCGGGGTGCATTATGTTTGTATGACCCAGTACGATAAAACAATCAATGCGCCGGTGACCTACCGTCCCCAGGTGCTGGTCAACACCCTGGGCGAAGTAATAAGTTATTATAATCTCAAACAGCTGCGTTTAGCTGAAACTGAAAAGTACGCCCATGTCACCTTCTTTTTTAACGGAGGTGTGGAAAAACCGAATAAGGGTGAGGACCGGGTATTAATCCCTTCACCTAAGGTGGCTACCTACGATTTACAGCCCGAAATGAGCGCGGAGGCAGTAACCGATGCTTTGCTGGATAAAGTAATGGAGCAGGAATATGATGTGATTATCGTCAATTATGCCAACCCGGATATGGTGGGACATACCGGGATACTGCCCGCGGCCATTAAAGCCGTGGAAACGGTGGACCGGTGCATTGGCCGGGCGGTACAGGCAGTGCAGCAGGCGGGCGGCCTGGTTCTGATTACCGCTGACCATGGCAACGCTGAGACGATGATCGGTGATGCCGGTGAACCGTTCACCGCCCATACAACAGACCCCGTGCCCTTTATACTAGTCAGCCGGGAACACCAAGACGCCAAACTGCGCCCCGGGCGTTTGGAAGACGTGGCGCCCACAATACTGAAGCTGCTCAATATTGAAAAGCCACCCGAAATGACGGGGCACAGCCTGCTGGAAGCAAATTAG
- the thiI gene encoding tRNA uracil 4-sulfurtransferase ThiI gives MYNTYMIRYGEIGLKGKNRPAFERKLMDNISRALNKLGWSRVLRVYGRILVESEAEPARVLDILSKVFGIVGISPALRLPLDEQAICDGALATIKDAAARVSLPAGTPLTFKVEARRSNKQFPRTSPELNGLIGGYLLDHFPGLQVDVHTPRIRVGVEIREKNAFVYADDIPGVGGLPVGVSGKAMLLLSGGIDSPVAGWMAMKRGIEIEAVHFYSFPFTGEKSLEKVRDLCRILTGYTARIKMHVVHFTDIQKEIQKNCPEELRVTIMRRMMFRLSARIADKQRALAVVTGESVGQVASQTLESMRVINQVIDIPVLRPLVGMDKLEIVSRAQAIGTYATSVLPYEDCCTLFLPKHPATRPRLEQALDAEQGLDIEGLLAGALERTVMEEIIQ, from the coding sequence ATGTATAATACATATATGATTCGTTACGGGGAAATCGGGCTCAAGGGCAAAAACAGGCCGGCTTTCGAACGCAAGTTGATGGATAATATCAGCCGGGCGCTCAACAAATTGGGCTGGTCCCGGGTACTGCGGGTGTATGGCCGCATTTTGGTGGAAAGCGAAGCCGAGCCGGCCCGGGTGTTGGATATATTAAGCAAGGTTTTTGGCATTGTGGGAATCAGCCCGGCCCTTCGTCTGCCCCTGGACGAGCAAGCCATTTGTGACGGGGCGCTGGCTACTATTAAAGATGCCGCGGCCCGCGTTTCGCTGCCTGCCGGTACGCCGCTGACTTTTAAAGTAGAGGCCAGGCGCTCCAATAAACAATTCCCCCGTACCTCTCCGGAGCTTAACGGTCTTATTGGAGGATATTTGCTGGATCATTTTCCTGGCCTGCAGGTGGACGTGCATACCCCTCGGATCAGGGTGGGCGTTGAAATTCGTGAAAAAAACGCTTTTGTTTATGCCGATGATATACCGGGTGTGGGCGGTCTGCCCGTGGGGGTCAGCGGCAAGGCGATGCTGCTGCTTTCCGGGGGAATTGACAGCCCGGTGGCCGGCTGGATGGCCATGAAGCGGGGCATTGAAATTGAAGCGGTGCACTTTTATAGTTTTCCCTTTACCGGTGAAAAGTCTCTGGAAAAGGTACGTGACCTGTGCCGCATTTTAACGGGATACACAGCGCGAATTAAAATGCATGTAGTACATTTTACCGACATTCAAAAGGAAATTCAAAAAAACTGTCCCGAGGAACTGCGGGTGACTATTATGCGGCGCATGATGTTCCGCCTGTCTGCGCGGATTGCAGATAAACAGAGGGCGCTGGCAGTGGTAACCGGGGAAAGTGTGGGGCAGGTGGCCAGCCAAACGCTGGAAAGCATGCGGGTGATTAACCAGGTTATCGATATTCCCGTGCTGCGCCCGCTGGTGGGTATGGATAAGCTAGAGATTGTCAGCCGGGCGCAAGCTATCGGAACTTACGCAACATCGGTGCTGCCATATGAGGACTGCTGCACTTTATTTTTGCCTAAACATCCGGCGACTAGACCCCGCCTGGAGCAAGCGCTGGATGCCGAGCAGGGGTTGGATATAGAGGGTCTGCTGGCCGGGGCGCTGGAGCGGACAGTGATGGAAGAAATTATTCAGTAA
- a CDS encoding phosphoglycerate kinase, whose protein sequence is MAKKTVRDVDVSGKRVLVRVDFNVPLDKEGHVTDDTRIKAALPTIKYLAGEKARVILMSHLGRPKGQVNESYRLDAVAARLEQLLGVPVRKADDCIGEQARQAVEQLGEGDVLLLENLRFHPGEEKNDADFARQLAALGDVLVNDAFGTAHRAHASNQGVAQLLPAVAGFLMEKEITMLSQVLGSPGRPFVAIMGGAKVSDKIGVIDNLLNKVDALLIGGGMANTFFKAGGLTIGKSLLEADKVELAGQLMKKAREKGVDLQLPVDVVVAPAASPDADARVVPVSAVPGDCMILDIGPETVQKFGNLLKDAVTVVWNGPLGVFEMEPFAKGTMGIARGLADSKAVTVIGGGDSAAAVEKAGVAGRITHISTGGGASLEFLEGKELPGVAALQDK, encoded by the coding sequence ATGGCGAAAAAGACCGTCCGGGATGTGGATGTATCCGGTAAACGGGTGCTGGTACGGGTGGATTTCAACGTACCTCTGGATAAGGAGGGCCATGTAACCGATGATACCCGTATCAAAGCAGCGCTGCCCACCATCAAGTATCTGGCCGGAGAAAAAGCCAGGGTTATACTGATGTCGCACCTGGGCAGGCCCAAAGGGCAGGTTAATGAAAGTTACCGGCTGGATGCCGTAGCCGCCCGCCTGGAGCAGCTGCTGGGGGTTCCGGTGCGAAAAGCGGACGACTGTATTGGAGAGCAGGCCCGGCAGGCGGTGGAACAGTTGGGAGAAGGGGATGTGCTGCTGCTGGAGAATTTGCGGTTTCATCCCGGGGAAGAAAAAAACGATGCCGATTTTGCCCGCCAGCTGGCGGCTCTGGGCGACGTGCTTGTAAATGATGCCTTTGGTACAGCTCACCGGGCCCATGCATCCAACCAGGGCGTTGCGCAGTTACTCCCTGCGGTGGCCGGTTTTTTAATGGAAAAGGAAATTACCATGCTGAGCCAGGTGCTGGGCTCCCCTGGCCGCCCCTTTGTGGCCATTATGGGCGGAGCCAAGGTTTCCGATAAAATAGGTGTCATCGACAACCTTTTAAACAAGGTAGATGCCCTTTTAATTGGCGGCGGTATGGCGAATACTTTTTTCAAAGCCGGCGGCCTTACCATAGGCAAGTCATTATTAGAGGCTGATAAAGTGGAGCTGGCCGGGCAGTTGATGAAAAAGGCCCGGGAAAAAGGTGTAGACCTGCAGCTGCCAGTGGATGTGGTGGTGGCCCCGGCGGCATCGCCCGACGCTGATGCCCGCGTGGTGCCGGTAAGTGCTGTGCCCGGAGATTGTATGATACTGGATATAGGGCCGGAAACAGTGCAGAAGTTCGGTAATTTGCTTAAAGATGCCGTTACGGTAGTTTGGAACGGCCCCCTGGGCGTATTTGAAATGGAACCATTTGCTAAAGGTACCATGGGCATTGCCCGGGGGCTGGCGGATAGCAAGGCCGTCACTGTCATCGGCGGTGGTGATTCAGCGGCCGCGGTGGAAAAGGCCGGGGTGGCAGGCAGAATTACGCATATCTCCACCGGCGGCGGAGCGTCGCTCGAGTTTTTGGAGGGCAAAGAATTGCCCGGGGTGGCGGCTTTGCAGGATAAATAG
- the tpiA gene encoding triose-phosphate isomerase has product MRVPIIAGNWKMYKTVGEAVNFVRELAGLVAGVSGVEIVVCPPFTALAVVAAQLHSQGGNIALGAQNMYWENEGAYTGEIAPGMLKEAGCRYVILGHSERRQYFGETDVTVNKKVHAALAHNLLPIVCVGERLEERESGTTEEVVRGQVQGSLAGLTAQQVAGLVVAYEPVWAIGTGRTASAADAQQVNMFIRGLLSDLFDEAAAGAVRIQYGGSVKPGNAAELMAQPDIDGALVGGASLQADSFAGIIKNAVGNSGAGCQ; this is encoded by the coding sequence ATGCGTGTACCCATCATAGCGGGTAACTGGAAAATGTACAAGACCGTCGGTGAGGCGGTCAATTTTGTGCGCGAACTGGCCGGCTTGGTGGCCGGGGTGAGCGGTGTGGAAATAGTGGTCTGTCCGCCCTTTACAGCTCTGGCGGTGGTGGCCGCTCAGTTGCACAGCCAGGGAGGCAATATCGCCCTGGGGGCTCAAAATATGTACTGGGAGAATGAGGGCGCGTACACCGGGGAAATTGCCCCGGGTATGCTTAAGGAAGCCGGCTGCCGCTATGTTATTCTGGGCCACTCGGAGCGCCGGCAGTATTTCGGGGAAACTGACGTGACAGTGAATAAAAAGGTGCACGCCGCGCTGGCTCATAATTTGCTGCCCATTGTATGTGTGGGCGAGCGGCTGGAGGAGCGGGAGTCGGGCACCACAGAAGAAGTTGTGCGCGGGCAGGTGCAGGGCTCCCTGGCGGGATTAACCGCCCAACAGGTTGCAGGGCTGGTGGTGGCCTACGAGCCGGTATGGGCCATCGGCACCGGGCGCACGGCCTCGGCGGCTGACGCCCAGCAGGTGAACATGTTCATCCGGGGACTGCTCAGCGACCTGTTTGATGAAGCCGCGGCCGGGGCAGTTCGCATTCAATACGGGGGCAGTGTAAAGCCGGGCAACGCCGCCGAGTTGATGGCCCAGCCCGATATTGACGGAGCTCTGGTGGGCGGTGCCAGCCTGCAGGCTGACAGCTTTGCCGGTATTATTAAAAACGCTGTGGGGAACTCCGGCGCGGGGTGTCAGTGA